Proteins from a genomic interval of Mycolicibacterium grossiae:
- a CDS encoding lipid-transfer protein, with translation MLSGKAAIAGIGATDFSKDSGRSELRLAAEAVLDALDDAGLAPSDVDGLVTFSMDSNLETAVARSTGIGDLTFFSQIGYGGGAAAATVQQAALAVATGVASVVVAYRAFNERSGHRFGQVMTGLTVNADSRGVEYSWSYPHGLSTPAASVAMIAQRYMHEYGATSKDFGAISVADRKHAAKNPKAYFYEKPITIDDHQNSRWIAEPLRLLDCCQETDGGVAIVVTTPERAKDLKHRPAVIEGAAQAAGADQFTMYSYYREELGLPEMGLVGRQLWDQSGLTPADIQTAVLYDHFTPYTLIQLEELGFCGRGEAKDFIADGAIEIGGRLPINTHGGQLGEAYIHGMNGIAEGVRQLRGTSVNQVPDVEHVLVTAGTGVPTSGLILG, from the coding sequence ATGCTCTCCGGAAAGGCCGCGATCGCGGGCATCGGCGCCACGGATTTCTCCAAGGACTCCGGCCGCAGCGAGCTGCGCCTCGCCGCCGAGGCCGTGCTCGACGCGCTGGACGACGCCGGCCTGGCGCCGTCCGACGTCGACGGCCTGGTGACGTTCTCGATGGACTCGAATCTCGAGACGGCCGTGGCCCGTTCGACCGGGATCGGCGACCTGACGTTCTTCAGCCAGATCGGCTACGGCGGCGGCGCCGCAGCGGCCACCGTGCAGCAGGCCGCCCTTGCCGTCGCCACCGGCGTGGCCAGCGTGGTGGTGGCGTACCGGGCCTTCAACGAGCGCTCCGGGCACCGATTCGGGCAGGTGATGACCGGCCTCACCGTCAATGCGGACTCGCGCGGCGTCGAGTACAGCTGGTCCTACCCGCATGGGCTGAGCACGCCCGCGGCCTCGGTGGCGATGATCGCCCAGCGCTACATGCACGAATATGGTGCGACCAGTAAAGATTTTGGCGCCATCTCGGTGGCCGACCGCAAGCACGCCGCGAAGAACCCCAAGGCCTACTTCTACGAGAAGCCCATCACGATCGACGACCATCAGAACTCGCGGTGGATCGCCGAGCCGCTGCGGCTGCTGGATTGCTGTCAGGAGACCGACGGCGGGGTCGCGATCGTGGTCACCACGCCGGAGCGCGCCAAGGACCTCAAGCACCGGCCGGCCGTCATCGAGGGAGCCGCCCAGGCCGCCGGCGCCGACCAGTTCACCATGTATTCCTACTATCGCGAGGAACTCGGGTTGCCCGAGATGGGGCTGGTGGGCCGGCAGCTCTGGGACCAGAGCGGGTTGACGCCCGCGGACATCCAGACCGCGGTGCTCTACGACCACTTCACCCCGTACACCTTGATCCAGCTCGAGGAACTCGGCTTCTGCGGCCGGGGCGAGGCCAAGGACTTCATCGCCGACGGGGCGATCGAGATCGGTGGCCGGTTGCCGATCAACACCCACGGCGGGCAGCTCGGCGAGGCGTACATCCATGGCATGAACGGCATCGCCGAGGGCGTCCGTCAGCTGCGCGGGACGTCGGTCAACCAGGTGCCCGACGTCGAGCACGTCCTCGTCACGGCGGGGACGGGCGTGCCCACGTCCGGGCTGATCCTGGGCTGA
- a CDS encoding PE domain-containing protein: protein MTLEKPEGISWNPATVEMPPVPTLPPGADAMSMTIAAVLPTLAAPLAASVASLQAKESTFSGKVGAAQAAYQNADDSGGQSVGQIGGMLSQMGQMAQQAGQQAAGAAGGGGGGGGGFGQLMQQAMQGVQQVQGIAAQTGGAQHGAAQPAAQAGGAQPGGAQPGSSQSGGGPAAAPGERRVEDVRAPEGEDRGREERERREDERRDGERAPLAAPPPAAAAGPASGAQTGTAPVGPPHHLRDGAEDLARRM from the coding sequence ATGACGTTGGAGAAGCCGGAGGGCATCAGCTGGAACCCTGCGACGGTCGAGATGCCGCCCGTTCCCACGCTGCCGCCGGGCGCGGATGCGATGAGCATGACCATCGCCGCCGTGCTGCCGACGCTGGCGGCACCGCTGGCCGCGAGCGTCGCCTCGCTGCAGGCGAAGGAGTCGACGTTCTCCGGGAAGGTCGGCGCCGCGCAGGCGGCCTACCAGAACGCCGACGACTCCGGGGGCCAGTCCGTGGGCCAGATCGGCGGCATGCTCTCGCAGATGGGGCAAATGGCGCAGCAGGCCGGACAGCAGGCGGCCGGTGCTGCGGGCGGTGGAGGCGGAGGCGGCGGCGGTTTCGGGCAACTGATGCAGCAGGCCATGCAGGGCGTGCAGCAGGTACAGGGCATCGCTGCGCAGACGGGCGGCGCCCAGCACGGCGCCGCTCAACCCGCCGCACAGGCCGGTGGTGCGCAGCCTGGCGGCGCCCAGCCTGGCAGCTCCCAATCCGGTGGCGGCCCCGCGGCTGCGCCCGGAGAACGCCGTGTGGAGGACGTCCGGGCCCCGGAGGGTGAGGACCGCGGCCGCGAGGAGCGCGAGCGCCGGGAGGACGAACGCCGGGACGGCGAACGCGCGCCGCTGGCGGCGCCGCCACCGGCGGCCGCAGCAGGACCCGCCTCTGGCGCGCAGACCGGCACGGCGCCGGTGGGACCGCCCCACCACCTCCGCGACGGCGCCGAGGACCTCGCCCGCCGGATGTAG
- a CDS encoding MaoC family dehydratase yields MSAPSIGVGTQLPELEIYGDPTFIVSTAIATRDYQDVHHDRDKAQAKGSKDIFVNILTDTGLVQRYLTDWAGPAARIKSIGLRLGVPWYAYDTIRFTGEVTALDDGVATVKVVGANGLGNHVIATATVELGDR; encoded by the coding sequence GTGAGCGCGCCGAGCATCGGGGTGGGCACCCAGCTGCCCGAACTCGAGATCTACGGTGACCCGACGTTCATCGTCTCGACGGCGATCGCCACCCGCGACTACCAGGACGTCCACCACGACCGGGACAAGGCGCAGGCGAAGGGGTCGAAGGACATCTTCGTCAACATCCTCACCGACACCGGTCTGGTGCAGCGCTACCTGACCGACTGGGCGGGCCCCGCGGCGCGGATCAAGTCGATCGGACTGCGCCTCGGCGTGCCGTGGTATGCCTACGACACGATCAGGTTCACCGGCGAGGTGACCGCCCTCGACGACGGTGTCGCCACCGTGAAGGTCGTCGGTGCGAACGGTCTCGGCAATCACGTCATCGCTACGGCCACTGTGGAATTGGGGGATCGGTGA
- a CDS encoding DUF4175 domain-containing protein, producing MTASDTTGPTPEDGRNDVHPNNDVHPHNDVHPTDGQPNDGLHPTDGQPNDGARPNDVHPNYTGPLRVPTPPPAEAAPAEHPSGPFRPVEQHDEGPWSGGFAPPPVIPRQRPVRATPRLPLRAMAIGAAVVLVVGGLGWWALSASDGAAPPGEPAPTTAAPSEADARATLRGLLPPGYSDAACEAVSTPKGAVAKFGCERNADPGGPPLATYTLLPDDAAVTRAFDDVVKASTVVTCPGNIQSPGPWRRNATPDVVAGTLFCGYQRDLPTVAWTNDAERVVSAVRGDATGPNLEQLYRWWSSHS from the coding sequence GTGACCGCCAGCGACACCACGGGGCCGACCCCCGAGGACGGGCGCAACGACGTGCATCCCAACAACGACGTGCATCCCCACAACGATGTGCATCCCACCGACGGACAACCCAACGACGGCCTGCATCCCACCGACGGACAACCCAACGACGGCGCACGCCCCAACGACGTGCATCCCAACTACACCGGACCGCTGCGCGTTCCGACGCCACCGCCCGCCGAGGCCGCACCCGCCGAGCATCCGTCCGGGCCGTTCCGCCCGGTCGAGCAGCACGACGAGGGCCCGTGGTCGGGCGGTTTCGCGCCACCGCCGGTGATTCCGCGGCAGCGGCCCGTGCGGGCGACCCCGCGACTTCCGTTGCGGGCCATGGCGATCGGAGCGGCCGTCGTCCTCGTGGTCGGCGGGCTCGGCTGGTGGGCGCTGAGCGCCTCGGACGGCGCCGCGCCGCCGGGCGAACCCGCCCCGACGACCGCCGCGCCGTCGGAGGCCGACGCGCGTGCCACGCTGCGCGGCCTTCTCCCGCCCGGGTACTCGGACGCGGCGTGCGAGGCCGTGTCGACCCCGAAGGGCGCGGTCGCGAAGTTCGGCTGTGAACGCAACGCCGATCCGGGCGGACCGCCCCTGGCCACGTACACGCTGCTGCCGGACGACGCGGCCGTGACGCGGGCGTTCGACGACGTCGTGAAGGCGTCGACGGTGGTCACCTGTCCCGGGAACATCCAGTCGCCCGGTCCGTGGCGGCGCAACGCCACGCCCGACGTGGTGGCAGGCACGCTCTTCTGCGGATACCAGCGCGACCTGCCGACCGTGGCATGGACCAACGACGCCGAACGCGTCGTCAGCGCCGTCCGCGGTGACGCGACGGGTCCCAACCTCGAGCAGTTGTACCGCTGGTGGTCCTCGCACTCCTGA
- a CDS encoding bifunctional MaoC family dehydratase N-terminal/OB-fold nucleic acid binding domain-containing protein produces the protein MTASSAADLRPDIEKITAEGRSAPRTGRDPVNRPMIHHWVDALGDRNPIYVDEEAARAAGHPGIVAPPAMIQVWTMGGLGEGRSDDDPLSKMMQLFDDAGYVGVVATNCEQTYHRYLQPGEELTIHAEITDVVGPKQTALGEGYFINQLITWTVDEGETVAEMNWRIMKFAPRAAAKPEVPDDLDPDLLMRPASSKDTQFFWDGVNAHELRIQRRSDGTLQHPPVPAVWQDSQAPIDYVVSSGTGTVFSYVVHHAPKVPGRSLPFVVALVELEEGVRMLGELRGVEPGDVTIGMPVRATYLDFPDSDVSPAWTLYAWEAAR, from the coding sequence GTGACCGCCTCTTCCGCCGCGGATCTGCGGCCGGACATCGAGAAGATCACCGCCGAGGGCAGGAGCGCGCCGCGCACCGGCCGCGACCCGGTCAACCGCCCGATGATCCACCACTGGGTCGACGCCCTCGGTGACCGCAACCCGATCTACGTCGACGAGGAGGCGGCCCGCGCCGCAGGGCATCCGGGCATCGTCGCACCGCCGGCGATGATCCAGGTGTGGACGATGGGCGGTCTCGGTGAGGGGCGATCGGACGACGATCCGTTGTCGAAGATGATGCAGTTGTTCGACGACGCCGGTTACGTGGGCGTCGTGGCCACCAACTGCGAGCAGACCTACCACCGGTATCTGCAGCCGGGCGAGGAACTGACCATCCACGCCGAGATCACCGACGTGGTGGGGCCGAAGCAGACGGCGCTGGGCGAGGGTTACTTCATCAACCAACTGATCACCTGGACGGTCGACGAGGGTGAGACCGTCGCCGAGATGAATTGGCGCATCATGAAGTTCGCTCCGCGTGCGGCGGCGAAACCGGAGGTGCCCGACGACCTCGATCCCGACCTGCTGATGCGTCCGGCCTCGTCGAAGGACACCCAGTTCTTCTGGGATGGCGTCAACGCCCACGAACTGCGGATCCAACGCCGCTCCGACGGAACGCTGCAACACCCGCCGGTTCCCGCGGTCTGGCAGGACAGCCAGGCACCGATCGACTACGTCGTGTCCTCCGGCACCGGGACCGTGTTCAGCTACGTCGTGCATCACGCGCCGAAGGTCCCGGGCCGCAGCCTGCCGTTCGTCGTTGCACTGGTCGAACTGGAGGAGGGCGTACGGATGCTCGGCGAGCTACGCGGTGTCGAACCCGGCGACGTGACGATCGGCATGCCGGTGCGCGCAACCTATCTCGACTTCCCGGACAGTGACGTCAGCCCGGCCTGGACGCTGTACGCGTGGGAGGCGGCACGGTGA
- the fadE29 gene encoding acyl-CoA dehydrogenase FadE29 yields MFIELTPEQRQLQAELRQYFSTLISPEEAKEMEVDRHGKAYRAIIKRMGSDGKLGVGWPKKFGGLGFGPIEQQIFVNEAARADVPLPAVTLQTVGPTLQVYGTELQKKKFLPGILAGEIHFAIGYSEPEAGTDLASLRTSAVRRSDEAGEYYVVNGQKIWTTGGHDADYLWLAVRTDPEAVKHKGISILIVDTTDPGYSWTPIILSDGAHHTNATYFNDVRVPADMLVGEENGGWRLITTQLNHERVMLGPAGKVASVYDRVHAWASKPGGDGVTPLDHDDVKRLLGEIKAIWRINELLNWQVAAGGEEINVADAAATKVFGTERIQKVGRLAEEVVGKYGNPAEPETAELLEWLDSQTKRNLVITFGGGVNEVMREMIAAAGLKVPRVPR; encoded by the coding sequence GTGTTCATCGAACTGACTCCGGAGCAGCGGCAACTGCAAGCCGAACTGCGGCAGTACTTCTCGACCCTCATCTCGCCCGAGGAGGCGAAGGAGATGGAGGTCGACCGGCACGGCAAGGCCTACCGGGCGATCATCAAGCGGATGGGGTCCGACGGCAAGCTGGGCGTCGGCTGGCCGAAGAAGTTCGGCGGCCTGGGCTTCGGTCCCATCGAGCAGCAGATCTTCGTCAACGAGGCCGCGCGCGCCGACGTGCCGCTGCCCGCCGTGACGTTGCAGACCGTCGGACCCACCCTGCAGGTCTACGGCACGGAACTGCAGAAGAAGAAGTTCCTGCCGGGGATCCTCGCCGGTGAGATCCACTTCGCGATCGGCTACTCCGAACCGGAGGCCGGTACCGATCTCGCGTCGTTGCGCACCAGCGCCGTTCGGCGAAGCGATGAGGCCGGCGAGTATTACGTAGTCAACGGCCAGAAGATCTGGACCACCGGCGGCCACGACGCCGATTACCTGTGGCTCGCCGTGCGGACGGATCCGGAAGCCGTCAAGCACAAGGGCATCTCGATCCTCATCGTCGACACCACCGACCCCGGCTACTCCTGGACGCCGATCATCCTGTCCGACGGCGCCCACCACACCAACGCCACCTACTTCAACGACGTCCGCGTCCCCGCCGACATGCTGGTGGGCGAGGAGAACGGCGGATGGCGGCTGATCACCACGCAGCTCAACCACGAGCGCGTCATGCTGGGCCCGGCAGGCAAGGTGGCCAGCGTGTACGACCGCGTGCACGCCTGGGCGTCCAAGCCCGGCGGTGACGGCGTCACACCGCTCGACCACGACGACGTGAAGCGCCTGCTCGGCGAGATCAAGGCGATCTGGCGGATCAACGAGCTGCTCAACTGGCAGGTCGCTGCGGGCGGCGAGGAGATCAACGTCGCGGATGCGGCCGCCACCAAGGTGTTCGGCACCGAGCGGATCCAGAAGGTCGGCCGTCTCGCCGAGGAGGTCGTCGGCAAGTACGGCAATCCGGCCGAGCCCGAGACCGCCGAACTGCTGGAGTGGCTGGACAGTCAGACCAAGCGCAACCTCGTCATCACCTTCGGTGGCGGCGTCAACGAGGTGATGCGGGAGATGATCGCCGCGGCGGGCCTGAAGGTGCCGAGGGTGCCGCGGTGA
- a CDS encoding MPT63 family protein codes for MAAGAIAVAGAGIAAAEDATTQPIGSQGKLVDGNVVQGWTVSGLKQSSDTIPYPVAGTLWEVTATDEAIQGGVTPIVSNFNARAADGETYRALFGVATPQGVNPSTLQQGQTTSGKIYFDVTGAQPDSVVYNAGGTDLLVWTPAPPPRSSGTGSSSSYPSSRGGQTSAAPASTPAASATDAEVPPAAPAAVPAGTPSATEGAPLPASTNRVPGAPLPEGSSGTPLPEGSSGTPLPEGSSGTPLPAGSAGTPLPAGSAGTPVATPVAPQPAAVPATAAPAAPPAGATGTPVSAGTPVDPAAPTTTVIAPPPPR; via the coding sequence ATGGCCGCAGGAGCGATCGCGGTTGCAGGCGCCGGTATCGCCGCCGCCGAGGACGCCACGACGCAACCCATCGGCTCGCAGGGAAAGCTGGTCGACGGCAACGTCGTCCAGGGCTGGACGGTCAGTGGACTGAAGCAGAGTTCGGACACCATCCCCTACCCCGTCGCCGGGACGCTATGGGAGGTCACCGCGACCGACGAGGCCATCCAGGGCGGCGTGACGCCCATCGTGTCGAACTTCAACGCCCGGGCCGCGGACGGCGAGACCTACCGCGCGCTGTTCGGCGTCGCGACGCCGCAGGGCGTCAATCCGTCGACGCTGCAGCAGGGTCAGACGACCAGCGGCAAGATCTACTTCGACGTGACCGGCGCGCAGCCGGACAGCGTCGTCTACAACGCCGGCGGCACCGATCTGCTGGTGTGGACCCCTGCTCCGCCGCCGCGGTCGAGCGGCACCGGATCATCGTCGTCCTACCCGTCGTCGCGCGGCGGCCAGACCTCGGCAGCGCCGGCCTCGACCCCGGCGGCGTCCGCGACCGACGCCGAGGTTCCGCCGGCAGCACCGGCTGCGGTGCCCGCGGGTACGCCGTCGGCCACCGAGGGCGCACCGCTGCCCGCCAGCACCAACCGCGTGCCCGGGGCACCGCTGCCCGAAGGCAGCTCGGGCACGCCGCTGCCGGAGGGCAGCTCGGGCACGCCGCTGCCCGAGGGCAGCTCGGGCACGCCGCTGCCCGCAGGCAGCGCCGGTACGCCACTGCCCGCGGGAAGCGCGGGCACTCCGGTGGCCACGCCGGTCGCGCCGCAGCCGGCCGCCGTTCCGGCCACTGCGGCACCGGCCGCGCCGCCGGCGGGTGCCACCGGCACACCGGTGTCGGCGGGCACGCCGGTCGATCCGGCCGCACCGACGACCACGGTGATCGCGCCGCCACCGCCGCGCTGA
- a CDS encoding lipopolysaccharide biosynthesis protein, whose product MTGTDERGHATPPRGGAHRAKRSAQPERKVQSLRVGAGAQVLPLAVSYGINLLATPFVVSQLGLRDFGVWAMTGAIAQYATLLDLGAARAANRFVALFHARGDAERERTVVGICVAVAVGLGAVLTAVALLTVGPAEHVLRTGDQNLVRTLLLCSTAILTCGLLARVLAGASFGRGRQLPPNIGLAVLGVTQVLGGVIALIVSPSLYHYAIGAVIGAAVGLCAVVLIIVVDEGGLTIGRPRRALAREVIAFGVHSQLAGATDVVLFQSGKLIAGVVLGPAAAGAYDLGIRLIQGVQAFGGAVAVAINTHLTRIYATDGMAGIRSQYDRLSRTCAAVVMFPPLLLAATAFSAVPLWLDGGHGEVLAVAGMLAVGIAVNVATAVTSAIMYAIGRPGLIGLWGAGYAGSSVAVAIPLTMAFGFTGLVTAYACWIPLGNVLGVWFLQSRVDIPMRSFFRATLGPFAVGLVAVAIALPIGVLTAPADRADAVLPFLASAVVFCLVYLGASPWFGYLPTGRLRALLRRGTPRAGTDDAANGAAREEVLDAAR is encoded by the coding sequence GTGACCGGTACCGATGAGCGTGGTCACGCGACGCCGCCGAGGGGCGGAGCCCACCGGGCCAAGCGCTCCGCGCAGCCCGAACGGAAAGTCCAGTCACTGCGCGTCGGCGCAGGGGCGCAGGTCCTGCCGCTCGCGGTCAGCTACGGAATCAACCTGCTGGCCACGCCCTTCGTCGTCAGCCAGCTGGGCCTACGGGACTTCGGCGTGTGGGCGATGACCGGCGCGATCGCGCAGTACGCGACGCTCCTCGACCTCGGGGCCGCGCGTGCCGCCAATCGCTTCGTCGCGCTGTTCCACGCGCGGGGCGACGCCGAACGCGAACGCACCGTCGTCGGCATCTGCGTCGCCGTCGCCGTGGGACTCGGTGCGGTCCTCACCGCGGTCGCGCTGCTGACCGTCGGGCCCGCCGAGCACGTCCTGCGCACGGGTGATCAGAACCTGGTCCGAACACTGCTCCTGTGCTCCACGGCGATCCTGACCTGCGGGCTGCTGGCCCGGGTGCTGGCCGGCGCCTCCTTCGGGCGCGGACGTCAGCTGCCGCCCAACATCGGCTTGGCCGTCCTGGGCGTGACGCAGGTACTCGGCGGTGTCATCGCGCTCATCGTCTCACCGTCGCTGTACCACTACGCGATCGGTGCCGTCATCGGCGCCGCCGTCGGGCTGTGCGCCGTCGTGCTGATCATCGTGGTGGACGAAGGCGGGCTCACGATCGGCCGTCCGCGGCGGGCACTCGCGCGGGAGGTCATCGCCTTCGGCGTGCACAGTCAACTGGCCGGCGCCACCGACGTCGTCCTGTTCCAGTCCGGGAAGTTGATCGCGGGCGTCGTCCTCGGACCCGCCGCCGCCGGAGCGTACGACCTCGGCATCCGCCTGATTCAGGGTGTGCAGGCCTTCGGCGGAGCGGTCGCGGTCGCGATCAACACCCACCTGACACGCATCTACGCCACCGACGGCATGGCGGGGATCCGCAGCCAGTACGACCGGCTGTCCCGCACCTGTGCGGCCGTCGTGATGTTCCCGCCCCTGCTCCTCGCGGCGACGGCGTTCTCCGCGGTCCCGCTCTGGCTCGACGGCGGTCACGGTGAGGTGCTGGCGGTGGCCGGCATGTTGGCCGTCGGCATCGCCGTCAACGTGGCGACGGCAGTGACCAGCGCGATCATGTACGCCATCGGCCGGCCGGGACTGATCGGCCTGTGGGGCGCCGGGTACGCGGGATCGTCGGTTGCGGTGGCGATCCCGCTCACCATGGCGTTCGGCTTCACCGGTCTGGTCACCGCGTACGCGTGCTGGATCCCGCTCGGCAACGTGCTGGGGGTCTGGTTCCTGCAGTCTCGCGTCGACATTCCGATGAGGTCCTTCTTCCGCGCGACCCTGGGCCCGTTCGCGGTGGGGCTCGTCGCGGTGGCAATCGCCCTGCCGATCGGCGTCCTCACCGCACCGGCCGACCGCGCCGACGCCGTGTTGCCGTTCCTCGCGTCGGCCGTCGTCTTCTGTCTCGTCTACCTCGGGGCATCGCCGTGGTTCGGCTACCTGCCCACCGGACGCCTTCGCGCGCTCCTGCGGCGCGGCACACCCCGTGCGGGGACCGACGACGCGGCGAACGGGGCCGCACGGGAGGAGGTGCTCGATGCGGCGCGTTGA
- a CDS encoding glycosyltransferase family 4 protein, with the protein MRRVDDTLLTEPRTGTFRRQAPMLLNVNNYHFRGGGADGVYLDHAALMERAGWRCGYFSMRHARNEPTPWSRYFVDELEFRGDYPPAQRMKMAAKAVYSFEAQRKLRSLLSDARPDVAHLHNVYHHLSPSILSVLTEHEIPTVLTAHDLKIACPNYKMLDREGICERCKTGSVINVVRRRCVQNSLAASVVVAAESALQRSMQTYRRNVAAVIVPSRFYVEKFVEWGWPRERLVHIPNFIDASWFTPGYEPGDYFLYFGRLADEKGVATLLRAAASAGVRLVVAGTGPAEDELRSLATRLGGDVTFVGFRTGDALHDLVRGSRAVVLPSEWYENAPLSALEGFAMGKPLIGARIGGIPETIVEDVNGWTFASGDVADLADVLSRVDATPDAVIAERGRAARELVRQRFDPHTYVERVSALYQRLGVPTTTSSTGMPTRTTTMEGNG; encoded by the coding sequence ATGCGGCGCGTTGACGACACTCTCCTCACCGAACCCCGCACAGGCACGTTCCGGCGACAGGCGCCGATGTTGTTGAACGTCAACAACTATCACTTCCGCGGTGGCGGCGCGGACGGCGTATACCTCGACCACGCGGCCCTGATGGAACGGGCAGGCTGGCGCTGCGGCTACTTCTCGATGCGGCACGCCCGCAACGAGCCGACGCCGTGGAGCAGGTACTTCGTCGACGAACTCGAATTTCGCGGCGACTACCCGCCGGCGCAGCGGATGAAGATGGCGGCCAAGGCGGTCTACTCCTTCGAGGCGCAGCGCAAGCTGCGGTCGCTGCTGTCCGACGCGCGCCCCGACGTCGCGCACCTGCACAACGTCTATCACCACCTCTCGCCGTCGATCCTCTCGGTGCTCACCGAGCACGAGATCCCCACCGTGCTCACGGCCCACGACCTGAAGATCGCCTGCCCCAACTACAAGATGCTCGACCGCGAGGGCATCTGCGAACGCTGCAAGACCGGTTCGGTCATCAACGTCGTCCGGCGGCGCTGCGTGCAGAACTCGCTGGCGGCTAGCGTGGTGGTCGCGGCCGAGAGCGCGCTGCAACGCTCCATGCAGACCTACCGGCGGAACGTGGCCGCGGTCATCGTGCCCAGCCGCTTCTACGTCGAGAAGTTCGTCGAATGGGGCTGGCCCCGTGAACGTCTGGTGCACATCCCCAACTTCATCGATGCGTCGTGGTTCACCCCCGGGTACGAACCGGGTGACTACTTCCTCTACTTCGGCCGGCTGGCCGACGAGAAGGGGGTGGCGACGCTGCTGCGCGCCGCCGCCTCGGCCGGCGTGCGCCTCGTCGTCGCCGGAACCGGTCCCGCCGAGGACGAGCTGCGTTCCCTGGCCACCCGATTGGGCGGTGACGTCACGTTCGTCGGCTTCCGCACCGGTGACGCCCTGCACGACCTCGTTCGCGGATCGCGTGCCGTGGTGCTGCCGTCGGAGTGGTACGAGAACGCGCCGCTGAGTGCGCTGGAGGGCTTCGCCATGGGCAAGCCGCTGATCGGAGCCCGGATCGGCGGCATCCCGGAGACCATCGTCGAGGACGTCAACGGCTGGACCTTCGCCTCCGGCGACGTCGCCGACCTCGCGGACGTGCTGTCTCGGGTCGACGCCACCCCGGACGCCGTCATCGCCGAACGCGGCAGGGCTGCACGCGAACTGGTTCGACAGCGCTTCGACCCGCACACCTACGTCGAGCGCGTGTCAGCGCTCTACCAACGGCTGGGCGTCCCGACGACGACGTCGTCGACGGGGATGCCGACGAGAACCACGACAATGGAGGGAAACGGATGA
- a CDS encoding acyl-CoA dehydrogenase family protein, translating to MDFSPDEGQLAVADVVTSALGRENSWQGLIDGGVLGFGVPERLGGDGLGLPEITTALMEIGRHGTVSPALATLGLALLPLLDVASADQQDRYLAGVGSGGALSAALNEPGSSLPDRPATSLSEGRLTGTKVGVPYAEQAAYLVVTTAAGVAVVAPTAEGVTLTKTPTANGSEEYVVTFDDVAVSDADVIAGDDAVRRVNRLALAATGAFAAGLVAGALRLTADYVSNRHQFGRPLSTFQTVAAQLAEVYIASRTLTLAATSVAWRLAEGWDADADLDVLGYWLTSQAPPVMQTCHHLHGGMGMDITYPMNRYYSSIKDLTRLLGGPSHRLDLVGSALGGESPEELSLGERSDGR from the coding sequence GTGGACTTCAGCCCAGACGAAGGACAGCTGGCCGTCGCCGACGTGGTGACGTCGGCGCTCGGCCGGGAGAACAGCTGGCAGGGCCTGATCGATGGCGGTGTCCTCGGGTTCGGGGTTCCCGAGCGCCTCGGCGGCGACGGTCTCGGGCTGCCCGAGATCACCACGGCGCTGATGGAGATCGGCCGCCACGGGACCGTCAGTCCCGCCCTGGCGACCCTCGGCCTGGCGTTGCTTCCCCTGCTCGACGTCGCCTCCGCCGACCAGCAGGACCGCTACCTCGCCGGCGTCGGCTCCGGCGGTGCGCTGAGCGCTGCGCTCAACGAACCGGGCAGCTCGCTGCCCGACCGTCCCGCGACGTCGCTGAGCGAGGGCCGCCTCACCGGGACGAAGGTCGGCGTGCCGTATGCCGAGCAAGCCGCCTACCTGGTGGTGACGACGGCCGCCGGCGTGGCCGTGGTGGCGCCGACGGCCGAGGGCGTGACGCTCACCAAGACACCGACGGCCAACGGGTCCGAGGAATACGTGGTGACCTTCGACGACGTCGCGGTATCCGACGCGGACGTGATCGCCGGTGACGACGCCGTGCGCCGCGTCAACCGGCTCGCGCTGGCGGCGACCGGCGCCTTCGCCGCGGGGTTGGTGGCGGGCGCGTTGCGGCTGACGGCCGACTACGTGTCCAACCGCCACCAGTTCGGCCGGCCCCTGTCGACGTTCCAGACCGTCGCGGCGCAACTCGCCGAGGTCTACATCGCCTCCCGCACCCTGACGCTGGCGGCGACCTCGGTCGCGTGGCGGCTTGCCGAGGGATGGGACGCCGACGCCGATCTCGACGTGCTCGGCTACTGGCTCACCTCGCAGGCGCCCCCGGTGATGCAGACGTGCCACCACCTGCACGGCGGCATGGGCATGGACATCACCTATCCCATGAACCGGTATTACTCGTCCATCAAGGACCTGACCCGACTGCTGGGCGGCCCGTCGCATCGCCTCGATCTGGTGGGGTCGGCGCTGGGCGGGGAGAGCCCCGAGGAACTCTCACTGGGCGAGCGAAGCGACGGGAGATAG